A window of the Vigna angularis cultivar LongXiaoDou No.4 chromosome 3, ASM1680809v1, whole genome shotgun sequence genome harbors these coding sequences:
- the LOC108326661 gene encoding Golgi apparatus membrane protein-like protein ECHIDNA, whose protein sequence is MDPNQPVGENYANPRTCFFHVLFKAASLAFYILSALFIDNFVIIFVVTVLLAALDFWVVKNVSGRILVGLRWWNEINDLGESVWKFECLDQESLSRMNKKDSWLFWWTLYLTATAWIFLAIFSLIRLQADYLLVIGVCLTLSIANIVGFTKCKKDAKKQIQQFASQTIASRFSSTLQSAFSVV, encoded by the exons ATGGATCCCAACCAG CCTGTGGGTGAAAACTACGCTAATCCCAGGACTTGCTTCTTTCATGTCCTCTTCAAG GCTGCATCCTTGGCATTTTATATTCTCTCGGCCCTCTTTATCGATAACTTTGTCATCATTTTTGTGGTGACTGTCCTTCTTGCTGCCCTTGACTTTTGGGTAGTCAAGAATGTGAGTGGGCGAATTTTAGTTGGTTTGAGGTGGTGGAATGAAATCAATGATCTGGGTGAGAGTGTTTGGAAATTTGAGTGTCTTGACCAAGAG TCATTGTCTCGGATGAACAAGAAAGATTCTTGGCTTTTCTGGTGGACCCTGTACCTTACG GCTACTGCATGGATTTTTCTGGCAATATTCTCGCTCATAAGGCTTCAAGCTGATTATCTCCTTGTTATTGGAGTTTGTCTGACCCTCAGCATTGCAAATATTGTTGGTTTTACCAAATGCAAAAAAG ATGCCAAGAAGCAGATACAACAATTTGCGTCTCAGACAATTGCCTCTCGGTTCTCATCAACCCTACAGTCAGCATTCAGTGTCGTCTGA